The following proteins are encoded in a genomic region of Saccharopolyspora antimicrobica:
- a CDS encoding NAD(P)/FAD-dependent oxidoreductase: MTRQIVVVGAGYTGLAAAKLATRWTDARVTLINAADRFVERVRLHQLAAGQRLRDLPLTELLKGTGVELVVDRVTGIDAEARTLRLANSAREVGYDHLIYAVGSVADLTSVPGAAEHAFSLADNDDALRLKRRLADSEVVAVVGGGLTGIEAAAELAEANPALKVRLVDRGELGAGLSERGKKHLRRTFARLGVELRENAGVSEVRPDGLVLADGAHVAADTVVWTVGFRVPDLAERAGFAVDGNGRMIVDEEFRSISHPEVTAIGDAAAGRMRTGQELRMACATGMPSSQHAVRALADRLSGRQPRPLRFRYLNQCISLGRKDALVQFVHRDDTPREAILTGRKAALYKEAIVRGTIIFERHPAVPTSL, translated from the coding sequence ATGACTCGACAGATCGTGGTCGTCGGAGCGGGCTACACCGGGCTGGCCGCCGCCAAGCTGGCAACGCGGTGGACCGACGCCCGGGTGACGCTGATCAACGCGGCGGATCGCTTCGTGGAACGCGTCCGCCTGCACCAGCTGGCCGCGGGCCAGCGACTGCGCGACCTCCCGCTGACCGAGCTGCTCAAGGGCACCGGCGTGGAACTCGTCGTAGACCGCGTCACCGGCATCGACGCCGAGGCGAGGACTCTGCGGCTGGCGAACTCCGCCCGCGAGGTGGGCTACGACCACCTGATCTACGCGGTGGGCAGCGTGGCGGACCTGACCTCGGTGCCCGGAGCGGCCGAGCACGCCTTCAGCCTCGCTGACAACGACGACGCCCTGCGCCTGAAGCGGCGGTTGGCCGACAGCGAGGTCGTCGCTGTAGTCGGCGGCGGGCTGACCGGGATCGAGGCCGCGGCGGAGCTGGCCGAGGCGAACCCGGCGCTGAAGGTGCGCCTGGTCGACAGGGGAGAGCTCGGCGCCGGACTGTCCGAACGGGGCAAGAAGCACCTGCGACGCACCTTCGCCCGCCTGGGCGTCGAACTCCGCGAGAACGCCGGTGTTTCCGAGGTGCGCCCGGACGGCCTGGTGCTGGCCGACGGCGCGCACGTCGCTGCCGACACCGTGGTGTGGACGGTCGGATTCCGGGTGCCGGACCTCGCCGAGCGCGCGGGTTTCGCGGTCGACGGCAACGGCCGGATGATCGTGGACGAGGAGTTCCGCTCGATCTCGCACCCGGAGGTGACGGCGATCGGTGATGCGGCGGCGGGCCGCATGCGCACCGGCCAGGAGCTGCGCATGGCCTGCGCGACGGGCATGCCCTCGTCCCAGCACGCGGTCCGCGCGCTCGCCGACCGCCTCTCCGGTCGCCAACCGCGCCCACTGCGCTTCCGCTACCTGAACCAGTGCATCAGCCTCGGCCGCAAGGACGCGCTGGTCCAGTTCGTCCACCGCGACGACACCCCGCGCGAAGCGATCCTCACCGGCCGAAAGGCAGCGCTGTACAAGGAAGCGATCGTCCGAGGCACGATCATCTTCGAACGCCACCCGGCCGTCCCGACATCGCTGTGA
- a CDS encoding DUF397 domain-containing protein has product MSRYTWQKSSHTGPNGNCVELSRPRGLVRDSKDPNGPWLQVEVAVFIRAVKDGRFRQ; this is encoded by the coding sequence GTGAGCAGGTACACCTGGCAGAAGTCCAGTCACACCGGTCCGAACGGGAACTGCGTCGAGTTGTCCCGACCACGCGGACTGGTCCGCGATTCCAAGGATCCGAACGGGCCTTGGCTCCAGGTTGAGGTCGCCGTGTTCATCCGTGCAGTGAAGGACGGGCGGTTCAGGCAGTGA
- the ligD gene encoding non-homologous end-joining DNA ligase codes for MSHVTNRAGVGAVAEERLAKYREMRDFTRTAEPRGAGDSAGSGDRFVVQRHRARRRHYDLRLELDGVLVSWAVPKGPTLDPSARRMAVHVEDHPLEYADFEGTIPAGEYGGGDVIVWDRGTWTPGEDDPLAAIEAGTLHFDLRGEKLVGRFVLVRRGETQWLLLHKKDEHAQPGWDPEDHPRSVKSGRTNEEVAAAPEAVWRSDLPPDRAEIRLQRWKPPSEGEIAALDELGAKGRWRVDGRDLALTNLDKVLFPGRDGEAPVTKRDLIRYHALIAPVMLPYLDGRPLNSHRFPDGVEKPGFWHKEVPGHAPDWLQRWRYPDADPDDTQWYLIPDSVAALAWLANYAALELHAWTSRAADVQHPTWALFDIDPGSRTTFEEVLVLARLHRTAMEHLGVVARPKVTGQRGIQIWVPVEPRYTYAETRAWVEQVSRAVGNAVPDLVSWAWTKAERRGRARLDYTQNVINKTLVAPYSARPRPGAPVSVPLEWDELDDPELTPDRWTIRTVLDRVTAAGDPFAPLLEVQQQLPPV; via the coding sequence GTGTCGCACGTCACCAACCGAGCCGGGGTGGGAGCGGTGGCCGAGGAGCGGCTGGCGAAGTACCGGGAGATGCGGGACTTCACCCGCACCGCCGAGCCGCGCGGTGCCGGGGACTCCGCGGGCTCCGGCGACCGCTTCGTGGTGCAGCGGCACCGGGCCCGGCGGCGCCACTACGACCTGCGGCTGGAGCTGGACGGAGTGCTGGTCAGCTGGGCGGTGCCCAAGGGGCCGACGCTGGACCCGTCGGCTCGCCGGATGGCCGTGCACGTCGAGGACCACCCGCTGGAGTACGCCGACTTCGAGGGCACCATCCCGGCCGGCGAGTACGGCGGCGGGGACGTCATCGTCTGGGACCGCGGCACCTGGACGCCCGGCGAGGACGACCCGCTTGCCGCGATCGAGGCCGGGACCCTGCACTTCGACCTGCGCGGCGAGAAGCTGGTGGGCCGGTTCGTGCTGGTGCGGCGCGGTGAAACGCAGTGGCTGCTGCTGCACAAGAAGGACGAGCACGCCCAACCCGGCTGGGATCCCGAGGACCACCCGCGGTCGGTGAAGAGCGGGCGCACCAACGAGGAGGTCGCCGCGGCTCCGGAAGCGGTGTGGCGCAGCGATCTGCCGCCCGACCGCGCCGAGATCCGCCTGCAACGCTGGAAGCCGCCCAGCGAGGGCGAGATCGCCGCGCTGGACGAGCTCGGCGCCAAGGGGCGCTGGCGGGTCGACGGCCGCGACCTCGCACTGACCAACCTGGACAAGGTGCTGTTCCCGGGCCGCGACGGCGAGGCACCGGTGACCAAGCGGGACCTGATCCGCTACCACGCGCTGATCGCGCCGGTCATGCTGCCCTACCTGGACGGTCGGCCGCTGAACTCGCACCGCTTCCCCGACGGTGTCGAGAAACCCGGCTTCTGGCACAAGGAAGTGCCCGGTCACGCCCCGGACTGGTTGCAGCGCTGGCGCTATCCCGATGCCGATCCCGACGACACCCAGTGGTACCTGATCCCGGACAGCGTCGCCGCGCTGGCCTGGCTGGCCAACTACGCGGCCCTGGAGCTGCACGCGTGGACCTCGCGCGCCGCCGACGTGCAGCACCCGACGTGGGCGCTGTTCGACATCGACCCGGGCAGCCGGACCACCTTCGAGGAGGTCCTGGTGCTGGCCAGGCTGCACCGCACCGCGATGGAGCACCTCGGGGTGGTGGCGCGGCCGAAGGTGACCGGGCAGCGCGGCATCCAGATCTGGGTGCCGGTGGAACCGCGCTACACCTACGCCGAGACCCGCGCCTGGGTCGAGCAGGTGTCGCGGGCGGTCGGCAACGCGGTGCCCGACCTGGTCAGCTGGGCGTGGACGAAGGCCGAGCGCCGCGGCCGGGCCCGCCTGGACTACACGCAGAACGTCATCAACAAGACGCTGGTCGCCCCCTACAGCGCCCGCCCGCGCCCGGGCGCCCCGGTGTCGGTCCCGCTGGAGTGGGACGAGCTCGACGACCCGGAGCTGACCCCGGACCGCTGGACCATCCGCACCGTACTGGACCGGGTGACCGCAGCAGGCGATCCGTTCGCCCCGCTGCTCGAAGTCCAGCAGCAGCTCCCACCGGTCTGA